From a single Chlorocebus sabaeus isolate Y175 chromosome X, mChlSab1.0.hap1, whole genome shotgun sequence genomic region:
- the ZCCHC12 gene encoding zinc finger CCHC domain-containing protein 12 yields MASIIARVGNSRRQNAPLPPWAHSMLRSLGRSLGPIMASMADRNMKLFSGRVVPAQGEETFENWLTQVNGVLPDWSMSEEEKLKRLMKTLRGPAREVMRVLQATNPNLSVADFLRAMKLVFGESESSVTAHGKFFNTLQAQGEKTSLYVIRLEVQLQNAIQAGIIAEKDANRTRLQQLLLGGELSRDLRLRLKDFLRMYANEQERLPDFLELIRMVREEEDWDDAFIKRKRPKRSESMVERAVSPVAFQGSPPIVIGSADCNVIEIDDTLDDSDEDVILVESQDPPLPSWGAPPLRDRARLQDEVLVIDSPHNSRAQFPSTSGGSGYKNNGPGEMRRARKRKHTIRCSYCGDEGHSKETCDNESDKAQVFENLIITLQELTHTEMERSRVAPGQYIDFSEPL; encoded by the coding sequence ATGGCTAGCATCATTGCACGTGTCGGTAACAGCCGGCGGCAGAACGCACCCTTGCCGCCTTGGGCCCATTCCATGCTGAGGTCCCTGGGGAGAAGTCTGGGTCCTATAATGGCCAGCATGGCAGATAGAAACATGAAGTTGTTCTCGGGGAGGGTGGTGCCAGCCCAGGGGGAAGAAACCTTTGAAAACTGGCTGACCCAAGTCAATGGGGTCCTGCCAGATTGGAGTATGTCTGAGGAGGAAAAGCTCAAGCGCTTGATGAAAACCCTTAGGGGCCCTGCCCGCGAGGTCATGCGTGTGCTTCAGGCGACCAACCCTAACCTAAGTGTGGCAGATTTCTTGCGAGCCATGAAATTGGTGTTTGGGGAGTCTGAAAGCAGTGTGACTGCCCATGGTAAATTTTTTAACACCTTACAAGCTCAAGGGGAGAAAACCTCCCTTTACGTGATCCGTTTAGAGGTGCAGCTCCAGAACGCTATTCAGGCAGGCATCATAGCTGAGAAAGATGCAAACCGGACTCGCTTGCAGCAGCTCCTTTTAGGCGGTGAGCTGAGTAGGGACCTCCGACTCAGACTTAAGGATTTTCTCAGGATGTATGCAAATGAGCAGGAGCGGCTTCCCGATTTTCTGGAGTTAATCAGAATGGTAAGGGAGGAAGAGGATTGGGATGATGCTTTTATTAAACGGAAGCGGCCAAAAAGGTCTGAGTCAATGGTGGAGAGGGCAGTCAGCCCTGTGGCGTTTCAGGGCTCCCCACCGATAGTGATCGGCAGTGCTGACTGCAATGTAATAGAGATAGATGATACCCTCGACGACTCCGATGAGGATGTGATCCTGGTGGAGTCTCAGGACCCTCCACTTCCATCCTGGGGTGCCCCTCCCCTCAGAGACAGGGCCAGACTTCAGGATGAAGTGCTGGTCATTGATTCCCCCCACAATTCCAGGGCTCAGTTTCCTTCCACCAGTGGTGGTTCTGGCTATAAGAATAATGGTCCCGGGGAGATGCGTAGAGCCAGGAAGCGAAAACACACAATCCGCTGTTCCTATTGTGGTGACGAGGGTCACTCAAAAGAAACCTGTGACAACGAGAGTGACAAGGCCCAGGTTTTTGAGAATTTGATCATCACCCTGCAGGAGCTGACCCATACTGAGATGGAGAGGTCAAGAGTGGCCCCTGGCCAATACATTGACTTCTCTGAGCCACTCTAA